GACTCTGCCGGCGGCTCGGCGAAGGAGGCGCGCAACCGCACGACGCAGGCCATTTTGCCGCTGCGTGGCAAGATTTTGAACGTCGCCTCGGCCACGAAGGACAAGCTCCTCGCCAATCAGCAGCTCGCCGATCTGACCCAGGCGCTCGGCTGCGGACTGGGCGCGCATTACCGCGACGAGGATCTGCGCTACGAGAAGGTGATCGTGATGACCGACGCCGACGTCGACGGCGCACACATCGCCTCGCTGCTCATCACCTTCTTCTATCGGCAGATGCCGCGCCTCATCGAGAACGGCCATCTCTATCTGGCGCAGCCGCCGCTCTATAAGCTGACGCAAGGCGCGAAGACCGTCTATGCGCGCGACAATGAACATCGCGAGGAATTGATCGCCAAGGAACTGACCGGGAAGGGAAAAATCGAGACCGGCCGCTTCAAGGGACTGGGCGAGATGAGCGCGGCTCAGCTCAAGGAAACGACGATGGACCCGAGCAAGCGCACGCTCCTCAAAGTCGTCGTGGAGCTGGAAGATCGCGAGGAGACCGCGGACTGCGTCGAGCGGCTGATGGGCAACAGGCCGGAAGCGCGCTTCGCCTTCATCCAGGAGCGCGCCGCGTTCGCGACGGAACTCGTGGATATCTAGCCCAGGGCGATCGGGCGAAGAAACATACGCGAATACGGGTTTCCTCGTCCTTCGAGACGGCCTCTATGAGGCCTCCTCAGGATGAGCATCTGTGTTTTGTGTCAAGGCCGCGTTGGGGTCCACTGACGATTTTCACGGATGAGGACGTTTGCGAGAACGACGATTTTTCGCATGACGGCCGTGATGGCGATTTTGGCGGCTTTTCCGTTTTCGCGTAGACGTTTGTAAAAGGCGGCGAGATCAGGGTTCCATCTCGCGGCGGCGACGGCCGCCATATAGAGGGCGGTCCGCACATGGGCGCGCCCTCCGCGGATGCGCCGCTGGCCATTTTTGTCGCCACTGTCGCGGGCGATCGGGGCGAGGCCCGCGAGCATGGCCGCGCCTTTTCCCGAGCAAGCGCCGATTTCGCCAAGACAGGAAAGGAGCGTCATCGCCGCGATGGGGCCGACGCCCTTGATCGACAAAAGGATGCGAAAGCGCTCGGCCAGCCGTTCGTCGGTGTCGATGCGTCGTCCGATCTCTTCGTCGAGGCGAGCAATATGACGTTCCGCCTCGGCGATGAGCTGCGCCAGCTCGACGCGCAAAAAATCCGTTTCAGCCTCGCCGGCGCGATTGGAGAGCGCGGTCTTGTCGGCCACGGCGGATTGCCTGGCGCGCACGAGCTCCTGCAGCCCGTCCATGGCTTCGCCTGCCGGCGGCGCGGCGGCCGGATCGAGGCGCGCGCCAAGCAACGCCAGCATGCGCGCGTCGATCCGATCGGTCTTGGCGAGCGCGCCAACCGCCTCGGCGAACAATCGCGAACGCAGCGGATTGACCACGGCTACGGGCAGGCCCGCCGCATGAAGGCTGCGATGCGCTTGCCGATGATACTTGCCGGTCGCCTCCAAAACGAGGCGCGCGATGGCGACGCCTTCGCACGCGCGTTTCAGGTGCTTCAAGCCGTGACGGTCGTTGGCGATCCGCAGGGCCTTGCCAAGCGGATGGAAATAAACGTCGAGCCAGTCTTTACAGACGTCGACGCCGACGTAAACTTGCGCTTGCGCGCTTTGGTCGGGCAATGCCTTGCCTTGCATTCGGGACGTGCTCCCAATCATCTGTTCAGGCCGAGCGCGAGGACGAACGGACCAAGCTCATCCACGGTTCGAGCCAAGGAAACCACGGTCCCGTTCGTCCGAGTTCCGGGGGATGGCCATCCCCCGGAACTCAGCCCCTTCTTCGCGAGTCGCGGGGCCATGACAAACATGCAAGGAAACCCTTTGCCAAGCCCCTCGCGCCCGGACGCGTCTGGGAGTATGGTGTCGTCCTCCCACGATGACAGGCGCCGCGTGACCGACACGGAAATTCGCCCAACGACCGAGGATGCGCGCTCCGCGCGGTCCTTCTGCGACGAGCAGGCCTTCGCCCTGGAGCGGATGCAGCTTGCGCTCGACGCCGGGCGCACCGGCATCTGGGACTGGAACCTCCTGACCGGCGAAGTGCATATCGACGAGCGCGTGCGACGCTTGTGGGGCCTTCCCGAGGGCGTTCCGGCAAGCTTTGAAATCTTCCGCAGCGCGCTGCATCCGCAGGACAAAAAGCGTACGAAAGAGGCTGTCGGCGTCGCGCTCGATCCCACGCACGAGGGCGATTACGAGATCGAATATCGCGTCATCGGTCAGACCGACCGCATCGAGCGCTGGGTTTCGGTGCGCGGCCGCACTTTTTTCGACGAAGGCCGCGCGGTCCGCATTCTCGGCACCGCGCGCGACATCACGCCGCGCAAGCAGCGCGAGCAGCATGTGCGCGTGCTCCTGCGCGAACTCGTGCATCGCTCGAAGAACCTGCTCGCCGTCGTACAGGCGATGTCGCGGCAGACGGCCGCCGGTTCACCCTCGGTCGAAGATTTTCAGCGCAAATTCGGCGCGCGCCTGCAGGCGCTGTCGATGGCGCATGATCTGCTCGTGTCGCAGGATTGGCGCGGCGCCTCGATGCGCGAATTGGTGCGCGCTCAACTCGCCTATTGCATGGACGTGCCGCAGGGCGACGTGACGTCGCGCGCGACGATCGATGGCCCGAAAATCATGCTGAAGCCGGAGGCGGCGCAGAACATCGGCCTCGCTTTGCATGAGCTTGCCACGAACGCGCTAAGCTTTGGCGGCCTGTCGCGGCCGGATGGCGCCGTCTCGCTGACATGGCGCTTCGAAGACGGTCGGCTCAATATCGAATGGCGCGAGAGCGGCGGCCCGGCGGTGGCGATGCCGCCGCGCGAAGGCTTCGGCCATAAGGTCATCAAGCGACTCGTCGCACAGGCGCTGGATGGGACGGCGACGCTCAACTTCCCGCCCGATGGATTGGTTTGGACGCTGTCGATCCCGGCGAGCTACGCGACCGTCAGGGACGATCAGGCGTAGCGCCTCGCTGCGCACAGAACGCTTCGTAGTCCTTTGCGTTTTGCTGCGCATAGAGCATCGCGAAGGACGCGAGCGCGTCGTCGAACGCGTCGCTCTTCCCCATATAGCCCGCGAGAGCCGACGCATCGGTGGAACGCGCATGCGCGCGCGCCAAGGTGCGTCCGCACAGTTTGGCGTAATCCAGTAGGTCGTGGCGTTGC
This window of the Methylocystis hirsuta genome carries:
- a CDS encoding IS110 family transposase; its protein translation is MQGKALPDQSAQAQVYVGVDVCKDWLDVYFHPLGKALRIANDRHGLKHLKRACEGVAIARLVLEATGKYHRQAHRSLHAAGLPVAVVNPLRSRLFAEAVGALAKTDRIDARMLALLGARLDPAAAPPAGEAMDGLQELVRARQSAVADKTALSNRAGEAETDFLRVELAQLIAEAERHIARLDEEIGRRIDTDERLAERFRILLSIKGVGPIAAMTLLSCLGEIGACSGKGAAMLAGLAPIARDSGDKNGQRRIRGGRAHVRTALYMAAVAAARWNPDLAAFYKRLRENGKAAKIAITAVMRKIVVLANVLIRENRQWTPTRP
- a CDS encoding sensor histidine kinase, encoding MTDTEIRPTTEDARSARSFCDEQAFALERMQLALDAGRTGIWDWNLLTGEVHIDERVRRLWGLPEGVPASFEIFRSALHPQDKKRTKEAVGVALDPTHEGDYEIEYRVIGQTDRIERWVSVRGRTFFDEGRAVRILGTARDITPRKQREQHVRVLLRELVHRSKNLLAVVQAMSRQTAAGSPSVEDFQRKFGARLQALSMAHDLLVSQDWRGASMRELVRAQLAYCMDVPQGDVTSRATIDGPKIMLKPEAAQNIGLALHELATNALSFGGLSRPDGAVSLTWRFEDGRLNIEWRESGGPAVAMPPREGFGHKVIKRLVAQALDGTATLNFPPDGLVWTLSIPASYATVRDDQA